TGGGTGCGAAAGAGAAACTTGCCGTATGTGGAATTTGAAATTTTGTTAAACAAGTTAACATAATGATGCTTTCGTAAAAAGTCTTTTATTGTCACCCTGAATCATGTCCTGAACTTGTTTCAGGATCATTCAGGGTCCCTAACTTATTGAAATGTTTAGATGCTGAAACAAGTTCAGCATGACAAAGGACACATTTTAAGACTTTTTACGAGACTGTTAACATAATGGAACCGATACTCCTATGGTAAGATATTCTGACATCATAAAAAAAGACATCAAAAAAAGTGGGAGGGGCGACCCCAAATATCCCATAGATACCAAAAAAGCAGATGATTCTTTACGTTTCAGTACCTTAAAGGAATTTAGCACATCTTCAGAATTAAACGCCCTGCCTGCACAAAAAGACGCTGAATACATGAAAAAACTTCATGCAACCATCGTGGCTTATCTCAAGGAAGTCCAGAGACTGGTCAAAAATGATGAAGACTTTGACATCAGTCCGGCCGTTGATATCGTCAAGCACATCATAAATACGCCCGATTTGATTGAAAAATTTTACCAATCAACAGCCCTTAATGATTATAATAATCAAAATGACTACTTGATTCTGCATCTGATTAATGTCATGACAAGCAGTCTCAAGATTGGAACAGGCATGAAATTTTCCAAGAAAGAACTCCTTGAACTTGGACTGGCTGCGCTATTCTACGATATAGGGTTCTTCAAAGTACCGGAGAACATATTGGAAAAAAGAGGAAACCTGACAGAATCCGAGTTAGATATTATGAAAAAGCATACCGAATTCGGGAAAGATATTCTGTCTCGTTTTCAGACTGAACACCCTATGCTGCCCCGGGTAGCCTATGAACATCATGAAAGAGAAAATGGCAGTGGTTATCCCGCACAGTTAAAGGAAGATGAGATATGCGAATACGCAAAAATAATGGGGCTGGTTGATACCTTTGATGCCATGATTAACAACCGACCTTACAGAAAAGCATTCGAACAGCATGTTTCAATTAAAGAACTGGTTGAATCAAAAAATACCATGTTTTCTTCAAAGATAATCAAAGCATTTCTTAATGAAATAGGCATTTTCCCCATCGGAAGCTATGTCAGGCTTAATAATATGGAAATAGGCAAAGTTGTCGCAACCAGCAAGAGTCATCCCCTGAAACCAACTATCAAATTTATCTTCGACATCCATGGAAAGAAAGTGCCCGGCAAAACCGTAATCAAACTTGAAGAACACCCCGTTTTATACGTCACAGCCGCTGTTTCCGAAAAAGACCTTCCTACAGAATAAGAGCTTCACATAACCACTTTCCTGGTCATTGCGAGGAGCAACGCGACGCGGCAATCTACTCGTAATTACAGACAATTTGAGATTGCTTCACGTTCGTTCGCAATGACACTATGCGTATTTTTCAATGGTCTCAAAACGAACTGCCGTCCGTCTGCTGGCAGGCAACCAGAAAGCGATAATAATCGCTTGATTTCAGAAGCGTCTGATGGCTGCCGATCGCAACGAGTCTGTTCTCGTTCAAAAGGAAAATACGATCGGAATGCTCTATGGTGGAGAGCCTGTGGGCAACTACTATAAGGGTCTTGCCCTGTATAAGGTCGGGAAGCGACTGAAAGACTGATCTTTCCGTCACACTGTCCAGTGCGGAGGCCGGTTCATCCAGCACAAGGATATCGGGATTTTTGATGAGCG
This sequence is a window from Syntrophales bacterium. Protein-coding genes within it:
- a CDS encoding HD domain-containing phosphohydrolase, coding for MVRYSDIIKKDIKKSGRGDPKYPIDTKKADDSLRFSTLKEFSTSSELNALPAQKDAEYMKKLHATIVAYLKEVQRLVKNDEDFDISPAVDIVKHIINTPDLIEKFYQSTALNDYNNQNDYLILHLINVMTSSLKIGTGMKFSKKELLELGLAALFYDIGFFKVPENILEKRGNLTESELDIMKKHTEFGKDILSRFQTEHPMLPRVAYEHHERENGSGYPAQLKEDEICEYAKIMGLVDTFDAMINNRPYRKAFEQHVSIKELVESKNTMFSSKIIKAFLNEIGIFPIGSYVRLNNMEIGKVVATSKSHPLKPTIKFIFDIHGKKVPGKTVIKLEEHPVLYVTAAVSEKDLPTE